A single window of Candidatus Microthrix subdominans DNA harbors:
- a CDS encoding oligosaccharide flippase family protein, with protein sequence MVFNVAAFLLIIRYLPKEQMGWYALVNVIINLAFVVADLSMDKVAVRRVTQREDPEEVIGAAVGVRLAGSVLATLATQVIFFAIGLARGELLLEVHLAALLASSQFFGESFFVVGAVFQAQLRAYLDVAPRMVYVVLRFAFTLLLLALEVPWWALFLAWVGAYAVADVVAYGLFRFKTGIHLRPRVRGTRLLVREALTLGVAGLLGLATVQSGTIYLGVTAPPETVAIFNAAILPIQYLSLFGSVIAIVAFPLASAAWIRKDRTRFGRIDATARTAILALFLPVSILLFQAPLAELLNTSFGPGYDAAAQPLRLMSIALILASLMVWAGFVFLSIGRPRLILAINALCLTVGVSAYPFVAPRFGLPGVAAVGIVATMVGAGSAALLLRKFAPYSFDIRGTFRLAILGVVLWLALSATRIVSDNFLVLATVTAIAYPLMVIIFQIFPKSLLDDLRATADGSLELAAAAPGSAQLAGGVDEPH encoded by the coding sequence TTGGTCTTCAACGTCGCAGCCTTCCTGCTCATCATCCGCTACCTCCCCAAGGAGCAGATGGGCTGGTACGCGCTCGTCAACGTCATCATCAACCTCGCCTTTGTCGTCGCCGACCTCTCGATGGACAAAGTCGCAGTGCGGCGAGTGACCCAGCGGGAGGACCCCGAGGAGGTGATCGGTGCAGCCGTCGGCGTTCGTCTCGCCGGTTCGGTGCTGGCGACGTTGGCCACCCAGGTCATCTTCTTCGCCATTGGCCTGGCACGGGGCGAACTACTCCTCGAGGTTCACCTCGCTGCGTTGCTCGCGTCGAGCCAGTTCTTCGGCGAGAGCTTCTTCGTCGTCGGTGCCGTCTTTCAGGCGCAGCTGCGCGCCTACCTCGACGTCGCCCCCCGTATGGTCTACGTGGTGCTGCGATTTGCGTTCACGCTGCTGCTACTCGCCCTCGAGGTGCCATGGTGGGCGCTGTTTCTCGCGTGGGTGGGCGCCTACGCGGTCGCCGACGTCGTCGCCTACGGGCTGTTCCGATTCAAGACCGGCATCCACCTCCGACCGCGCGTGCGTGGCACGCGTCTGCTCGTTCGGGAGGCACTGACTTTGGGCGTCGCCGGGCTGCTTGGGCTGGCGACCGTCCAGTCCGGAACCATCTATCTCGGGGTGACCGCCCCACCGGAGACCGTCGCCATCTTCAACGCTGCGATCCTTCCCATCCAATACCTCTCGCTGTTCGGAAGTGTCATCGCCATCGTCGCCTTTCCTCTGGCATCAGCCGCCTGGATTCGCAAGGACCGCACCCGTTTCGGTCGCATCGACGCCACCGCCCGCACCGCCATCCTCGCCCTGTTTCTCCCGGTCTCCATCCTGTTGTTCCAGGCGCCCCTCGCCGAACTGTTGAACACCAGCTTCGGACCCGGGTACGACGCTGCCGCCCAACCGCTCCGGCTGATGTCGATCGCGCTTATTTTGGCCAGCCTCATGGTCTGGGCCGGGTTTGTCTTCCTGTCGATAGGCCGGCCTCGACTGATCCTCGCCATCAACGCGTTGTGTCTCACCGTCGGTGTGAGCGCCTATCCTTTTGTCGCGCCACGGTTTGGGCTGCCCGGGGTCGCCGCAGTGGGGATCGTTGCCACCATGGTCGGCGCCGGCAGCGCTGCCCTACTGCTCCGAAAATTCGCGCCGTACTCCTTCGACATCCGCGGAACGTTTCGCCTGGCAATTCTCGGGGTTGTTCTCTGGCTGGCCCTCAGCGCTACCAGGATCGTCAGCGACAACTTTCTGGTGCTCGCGACGGTCACGGCCATCGCCTATCCGCTGATGGTGATCATTTTCCAGATCTTCCCGAAGTCGTTGCTCGACGACTTGCGCGCCACGGCCGACGGCTCGTTGGAATTGGCGGCGGCCGCACCGGGATCTGCCCAGCTGGCCGGAGGCGTCGATGAACCCCACTGA
- a CDS encoding acyltransferase domain-containing protein: MNPTEPGPSPQPRHSEAEIRRWLIARVAQTANLAENEIDPAASFNSLGIDSLAAAELLADLEVELGAELDPTVVFSFESPSELAAFLGTGATRVDRAAVSTRPGHTGGADSARSAGQGHEPIAIVGMGCRFPGADGPEAYWRLLQDGIDAVGPVPEGRWEDRDLPEDLPSQVSLGGFVDGIDQFDPVFFGISQLEADRMDPQQRMLLEVGWEALEDGDVRPSSLRGSATGVFLGISTPEYGRRQGAHPELIDAFFGTGNALSIAANRISYGLDLRGPSVAVDTACSSSLVAIHLACAAIRRGECTAALAGGANAILTPLITLNFLGAGAIAPDGRCKAFDAAADGIVRGEGAGLVLLKPLSAAIAAGDRIYCVIEGSATNSDGRSNGLTAPNPDAQIDVFTAACSDAGVEANSVAYIEAHGTGTVLGDAMELRSLDTVYGSGRSADEPLLVGSVKTNIGHLEPAAGIAGVIKTALAVHHRSIPPTIHYENPNPFLERADALAVVTSPTPWPENGSIRGAISGFGFGGTNAHVIVSAPPPAPASSPPTNDDGGVVLLPLSARTPGALAASVDRFAHALAGDPGSLGELAVAQALNRDEHPRRLAIVSPDTEGAIAALTAASAGKAHRCAIGGDRRSGEPARVAFVFSGQGRAWWPFDPDLLADPVIGSVLERCDTELSELADFSLIDVLRSGEPVLDHERAQPLLYSLQVALAERWRSFGVEPDLLIGQSIGEVAAAHIGGVIALADGLEIVLNRGRFMEESNGTGNTAFVELPADNVAGLIEDLGADVTIAGIIAPDNCLISGPKADTVAVVAAAAKQGVMAQVFTVGDIPGHGPLMTPYANKLTASIDFLEPRRNRIPIISTVTGGLIDGTELDPEYWGRNLRQTVRFTDAMASAVDAGGELFIEIAAHPVVEVAARRCLDALGATGTVHHTIKQGEPGPLALRRSLAAAWTAGAAVDWRAATGRSTSKVEAPRYSWDHRSCWYAAPDVATGEVRHGQRGERHLRWHPILDEGVDLFDAAGTQAWSATIVTARAAAGETHRPEGLTPGLVLELAVAAMRSSMGCAAVVLRDVELAPLSSGRGDELDLRLSATATANGRDWQLSVHDGDHIHLVARGSAEATADGPGPIVPSSRLALTGRRLDGADLIKRSSHRSTVTDPWRSVRSVVTTGQEAVVTLQAPGPESDSKWTVGPTLIDGALHAAASLGGVDATTALTPVAVERLVVRHPLTSGARAVIDLATDDLDVVDEWGAAIIEVRGLGFANRAPDADELPGSLLIECWSDEAAPASEPVRQRRWFCLGDEEDDLVEAVRERLDAEHLDLEAWLDRYGDDEAAVVVFDRPGRSADEAVVPAPGGLVGTIEALAQRQPPRLRVYFVTREGRQGPDGRLDLDSAALTGWLSAAVTAHPGLRPTSIDVSSGVLDLDRLTAELLADAPDDAVLLRGTIRSAGRLADVPVPPPSRVRKPADARPHRAVWSDEDTIDIVPLVVPKPGPDQVVVEVSAALTGTSEAASALPGGTIGVAAIGSIVLHDDHEPGGGDPDGRTGHGTVSDDRASASAGVAVVVSGAVASHLVVDRVALWPLPDRADGANRSAALGALVRLEAWHGDLLAAHRRDSGLLGATFAQLVGEGGVDPEPQALGEVVGSAPQGPIAIGVGAADTPVTEIVDRWVADAAATYLVGADDTDDDSQAAQSFAIDWLAERGATRVIAARPSDDQRVGTTDGTAAEETVVERLIDASDPTAIAQLIAEAGTASAPLAGLVWIPRRSGSAGLLDRATEHLDLSLFVMLGPLPDLPGVRSSSSDTAESAAHDGVAAAVARRRCVAGQPGLHLAIGPIGRADEHAVPSHLAGRVLDRLLSARLPAAAYDERGWSHVAVEAGEAALRPWIAGLALRVDETTGEASEASLPTVLASTPVAARRDLIAGIVRADIASMVGMDPDELDEDTPVDTYGVDSLVGMELRTRIEASFGYTVPLTELSRSMTTNALAGHLLAEAVPALLRDAGPALLTGPSQTGAVGPSDRGVAPPDPSRVQPSGTAAVVPVRTGAGPMTWWVPGMFGAPETFTPLGTALDDHNMWAFRAPGLDEAGDRPLASVTALADTYLDVLRRRQPEGPYLIGGYSLGATVAFEMAARLETAGEQVDQLWLLDPPPPVGAPDQDRSERVTSLLCDHLNGLFFGQDASGEPLDPVELADLKPDADLEATVRRVLDDGTTSLDEPALRDLLARLWSLAIASIEAMAGHRPSSVVRASTTLVHATRGATADGDRSVPGAAWLDRFVTPPAVATIDTDHAGLLQEPHAGGVAAVVMASLNAVHRQHRPIPSPEMTTVPPPTAISPAAPTTRRFSGRRAAGAITDRLARSPRLRNAVGAAGNVYRQADYFLRTLGGERRFHRMCTAGEGLIVGDRGQIINLSGDRSRIQLGHHCLVDGLLNIRQYAYVSIGSYCGIGVNARIDCSGYVEIGNGCSIAEGAYIIDGLHHPLLADQRIQHGMDLFQEPHVMDAYGPGTETSFVRIEDLVWVGLRAVVLSGVTIGRGSVIAAGAVVSQDVPPFSVVAGNPGRVIGQIPADDIHIESHPTYRLHRGDEPLPDSRRDPRSVLDEIARKIAARPE, from the coding sequence ATGAACCCCACTGAACCAGGCCCGTCCCCGCAGCCCCGACACAGCGAGGCCGAGATCCGTCGGTGGCTGATCGCACGGGTCGCCCAGACGGCAAACCTGGCCGAGAACGAGATCGACCCCGCCGCCTCGTTCAACTCCTTGGGCATCGATTCGCTCGCCGCCGCCGAGCTCCTCGCCGACCTGGAGGTCGAACTCGGCGCCGAATTGGACCCGACGGTCGTGTTCAGCTTCGAGTCCCCCTCCGAGCTGGCCGCGTTCCTGGGCACCGGTGCCACCCGAGTCGACCGAGCAGCCGTCTCGACGAGGCCCGGACACACCGGGGGGGCTGACTCAGCACGCTCGGCCGGCCAGGGACACGAACCGATTGCGATCGTCGGCATGGGCTGCCGCTTTCCCGGCGCCGACGGACCAGAGGCCTACTGGCGCCTGCTGCAGGACGGAATCGACGCCGTCGGACCAGTCCCCGAGGGGCGCTGGGAGGACCGCGACCTGCCCGAGGATCTGCCCTCGCAGGTCAGCCTGGGCGGTTTCGTCGACGGGATCGACCAGTTCGACCCTGTCTTTTTCGGCATCTCCCAGCTCGAAGCCGATCGAATGGATCCCCAGCAACGGATGCTCCTCGAGGTGGGGTGGGAAGCACTCGAGGACGGTGACGTCCGACCCTCGTCGCTGCGGGGGTCTGCCACCGGCGTGTTCCTCGGCATCTCGACGCCCGAGTACGGCCGACGGCAGGGCGCACACCCCGAGCTGATCGACGCGTTCTTCGGCACTGGCAATGCGCTGAGCATCGCAGCCAACCGGATCTCCTATGGCCTGGACTTGCGGGGGCCGAGCGTCGCTGTCGACACCGCCTGTTCGTCGTCCCTGGTGGCCATTCATCTGGCCTGCGCCGCGATCCGGCGCGGCGAGTGCACCGCCGCCCTTGCCGGCGGCGCAAACGCCATCCTCACCCCACTGATCACGCTCAACTTTCTCGGGGCGGGCGCCATCGCGCCCGACGGGCGGTGCAAGGCCTTCGATGCGGCCGCCGACGGGATCGTACGTGGCGAGGGTGCCGGCCTGGTGCTGCTGAAACCATTGTCGGCGGCGATCGCCGCCGGCGACCGCATCTACTGCGTCATCGAGGGCTCAGCGACCAACTCCGACGGCCGATCCAACGGCCTCACCGCCCCAAATCCCGACGCCCAGATCGACGTCTTTACCGCCGCCTGCAGCGACGCCGGCGTCGAAGCCAATTCGGTCGCCTACATCGAGGCGCACGGCACCGGAACGGTGCTGGGCGACGCGATGGAGTTGCGGTCGCTCGATACCGTGTACGGCTCCGGGAGAAGCGCCGACGAACCGTTGTTGGTCGGCTCGGTCAAGACCAACATCGGTCACTTAGAGCCGGCTGCCGGGATCGCCGGCGTGATCAAGACGGCCCTGGCGGTTCACCACCGCTCGATTCCGCCCACCATCCACTACGAGAACCCCAACCCGTTCCTTGAGCGTGCCGACGCCTTGGCCGTGGTGACCTCCCCCACGCCGTGGCCGGAGAATGGATCGATCAGGGGAGCGATCAGCGGATTCGGTTTCGGCGGCACCAACGCGCACGTGATCGTGAGCGCACCACCTCCGGCGCCCGCTTCGAGTCCACCGACGAACGACGATGGCGGCGTTGTCCTCCTACCGTTGTCGGCGCGAACCCCCGGCGCCCTCGCTGCGTCCGTCGACCGTTTCGCGCATGCGCTCGCCGGCGACCCCGGCTCCCTCGGCGAGTTGGCGGTGGCCCAGGCGCTCAACCGCGACGAACACCCCCGCCGCCTCGCCATCGTCTCACCCGACACCGAGGGGGCGATCGCCGCGCTCACGGCGGCGTCGGCGGGCAAGGCCCACCGCTGCGCCATCGGCGGCGATCGCCGGAGCGGCGAACCAGCCCGCGTCGCGTTCGTCTTCAGCGGGCAGGGTCGGGCCTGGTGGCCGTTCGATCCCGACCTGCTCGCCGATCCGGTGATCGGCTCCGTGCTCGAGCGCTGTGACACCGAACTGTCCGAGCTCGCCGACTTCTCACTCATCGACGTCCTCCGGTCCGGCGAGCCGGTCCTCGACCACGAGCGGGCCCAGCCGCTGCTCTACAGCCTGCAGGTGGCATTGGCCGAGCGCTGGCGGTCCTTCGGGGTCGAGCCCGACCTGCTCATCGGTCAGAGCATCGGCGAGGTTGCCGCCGCTCATATCGGTGGGGTGATCGCCCTGGCCGATGGCCTGGAGATCGTTCTCAACCGCGGGCGGTTCATGGAGGAATCCAACGGCACCGGAAATACAGCGTTCGTCGAGCTCCCCGCCGACAATGTCGCCGGCTTGATCGAGGACCTGGGCGCCGACGTCACGATCGCCGGCATCATCGCTCCGGACAACTGCCTGATCAGCGGCCCCAAGGCCGACACGGTCGCCGTCGTGGCCGCTGCGGCCAAACAGGGGGTGATGGCCCAGGTGTTCACCGTCGGCGACATCCCGGGACACGGGCCGTTGATGACGCCCTACGCCAACAAGCTGACTGCGTCGATCGACTTCTTGGAACCGCGTCGGAACCGGATACCGATCATCAGCACGGTCACCGGCGGACTGATCGACGGGACCGAACTCGACCCGGAATATTGGGGTCGGAACCTTCGCCAAACCGTGCGATTCACCGATGCAATGGCCAGCGCCGTCGACGCCGGCGGCGAGCTGTTCATCGAGATTGCCGCTCATCCGGTGGTTGAGGTCGCCGCCCGTCGCTGCCTGGACGCGCTCGGCGCCACCGGCACGGTGCACCACACGATCAAGCAGGGCGAGCCGGGCCCGCTGGCGCTGCGCCGGTCGCTGGCGGCCGCGTGGACGGCGGGCGCGGCGGTCGATTGGAGGGCGGCGACCGGGCGTTCGACCTCGAAGGTCGAGGCCCCCCGCTACTCCTGGGATCACCGCAGTTGCTGGTATGCGGCACCCGACGTTGCGACTGGCGAGGTTCGGCACGGCCAACGCGGCGAACGCCACCTGCGCTGGCATCCGATACTGGACGAGGGGGTGGACCTGTTCGACGCCGCCGGCACCCAGGCGTGGAGCGCAACGATCGTCACTGCCCGAGCCGCGGCCGGTGAAACGCATCGACCCGAGGGGCTGACGCCGGGGCTGGTGCTCGAGCTGGCGGTGGCTGCCATGAGGTCGAGCATGGGGTGCGCCGCGGTCGTGTTGCGCGACGTGGAGCTCGCCCCACTGTCGAGCGGCCGAGGCGACGAACTGGACCTCCGGTTGAGCGCAACGGCGACCGCCAATGGACGGGACTGGCAGCTCTCGGTGCACGACGGTGACCACATCCATCTGGTCGCTCGGGGCTCCGCCGAAGCGACGGCCGACGGCCCTGGCCCGATCGTCCCCTCCTCGCGACTGGCGCTCACCGGACGACGGCTCGATGGCGCCGACCTGATCAAACGCTCGTCTCATCGGTCGACGGTGACCGACCCGTGGCGCAGCGTGCGATCGGTGGTCACCACCGGCCAGGAAGCGGTCGTCACCCTGCAGGCGCCGGGACCCGAAAGCGATTCGAAGTGGACGGTCGGCCCGACGCTCATCGACGGAGCGCTGCATGCAGCGGCTTCGCTCGGCGGGGTCGATGCGACGACCGCCCTCACCCCGGTCGCCGTCGAACGCCTCGTCGTTCGCCACCCCCTCACCTCCGGCGCCCGAGCGGTGATCGACCTGGCGACCGATGACCTCGACGTCGTCGATGAGTGGGGGGCCGCCATCATCGAGGTGCGCGGCCTGGGCTTCGCCAACCGGGCGCCCGACGCGGACGAACTCCCCGGCTCGCTGCTGATCGAGTGCTGGTCCGACGAGGCAGCCCCGGCGAGCGAACCGGTCCGGCAGCGGCGCTGGTTCTGTCTGGGCGACGAGGAGGACGACCTCGTCGAGGCCGTCCGGGAGCGCTTGGACGCCGAGCATCTCGACCTGGAGGCCTGGCTCGACCGCTACGGAGATGACGAGGCGGCCGTCGTCGTGTTCGATCGTCCCGGGCGATCCGCCGACGAGGCGGTCGTCCCCGCCCCGGGTGGTCTCGTCGGGACGATCGAGGCCCTGGCGCAGCGCCAACCGCCCCGCCTGCGGGTGTACTTCGTCACCCGCGAAGGCCGCCAAGGTCCCGACGGCCGACTCGATCTCGACTCGGCGGCGTTGACCGGGTGGTTGAGCGCGGCCGTGACCGCCCACCCCGGGTTGCGCCCCACCTCGATCGATGTCTCCAGCGGGGTTCTCGATCTCGATCGGCTCACCGCCGAACTCCTCGCCGACGCACCCGACGACGCCGTGCTTCTTCGCGGGACGATTCGATCGGCCGGCCGACTCGCCGACGTGCCCGTGCCGCCGCCCAGCCGTGTTCGCAAACCGGCCGACGCCAGACCACATCGGGCGGTCTGGAGCGACGAGGACACGATCGACATCGTCCCGCTCGTCGTCCCCAAACCGGGACCCGACCAGGTTGTCGTCGAGGTGTCCGCCGCGCTCACCGGGACATCCGAGGCAGCCTCGGCCCTGCCCGGCGGTACAATCGGGGTTGCCGCCATCGGAAGCATCGTCCTCCACGATGACCACGAGCCGGGCGGAGGCGACCCGGACGGGCGCACCGGGCACGGGACGGTCTCCGACGACCGAGCCTCGGCATCAGCCGGGGTGGCGGTCGTCGTGTCCGGAGCGGTTGCCAGCCACCTGGTCGTCGATCGGGTGGCGCTGTGGCCGCTCCCCGATCGGGCCGACGGAGCAAACCGCTCGGCGGCGCTCGGCGCGTTGGTTCGCCTCGAGGCCTGGCATGGTGACCTCCTCGCCGCCCACCGACGCGATTCCGGCCTGCTCGGCGCCACCTTTGCCCAACTGGTCGGCGAGGGCGGCGTCGACCCCGAGCCCCAGGCCCTCGGCGAGGTCGTCGGCTCCGCTCCGCAAGGCCCGATCGCCATCGGCGTCGGCGCCGCTGACACACCGGTCACCGAAATCGTCGATCGCTGGGTCGCCGACGCCGCAGCGACCTACCTGGTCGGCGCCGATGACACCGACGATGATTCCCAGGCCGCCCAAAGCTTCGCGATCGACTGGCTGGCGGAACGCGGGGCGACCCGGGTGATCGCTGCCCGTCCATCCGACGATCAACGCGTTGGGACCACCGATGGCACAGCGGCGGAGGAAACGGTCGTCGAGCGCCTGATCGACGCTTCCGACCCCACCGCCATCGCCCAACTGATCGCCGAAGCCGGCACGGCCTCGGCGCCCCTGGCCGGACTGGTGTGGATCCCCCGCCGGAGTGGATCCGCCGGTCTGCTCGATCGAGCCACCGAGCACCTCGACCTGTCGTTGTTCGTCATGCTCGGGCCGCTCCCCGATCTGCCGGGCGTCCGCTCGTCATCCTCCGACACCGCCGAGAGCGCCGCTCACGACGGTGTAGCCGCGGCGGTCGCCCGGCGGCGCTGCGTCGCAGGGCAGCCCGGGCTTCATCTCGCCATCGGTCCGATCGGTCGAGCGGACGAACACGCTGTCCCCTCCCATCTCGCCGGTCGGGTGCTCGATCGCCTGTTGTCGGCCCGCCTGCCCGCCGCCGCCTACGACGAGCGGGGATGGTCCCACGTGGCCGTCGAGGCCGGTGAAGCGGCGCTTCGACCCTGGATAGCAGGACTTGCTCTCAGGGTGGACGAGACGACGGGTGAGGCGTCCGAGGCATCCTTGCCCACCGTTCTGGCCTCGACGCCGGTCGCCGCGCGACGCGATCTCATCGCCGGCATCGTCCGTGCCGACATCGCGTCGATGGTGGGGATGGACCCCGACGAACTCGACGAGGATACGCCGGTCGACACCTACGGGGTCGACTCGCTCGTCGGCATGGAGTTGCGGACCCGGATCGAGGCCAGCTTCGGCTACACGGTTCCGCTGACCGAGCTGTCCCGCTCGATGACGACCAACGCTCTCGCCGGCCACCTCCTGGCCGAGGCCGTTCCTGCCCTGCTTCGAGATGCGGGCCCCGCCCTGCTGACTGGGCCGTCCCAGACCGGAGCTGTGGGGCCATCAGACCGCGGGGTCGCACCGCCCGACCCGTCACGCGTGCAACCATCCGGCACGGCGGCGGTGGTTCCGGTGCGGACCGGCGCTGGCCCGATGACGTGGTGGGTGCCAGGCATGTTTGGCGCCCCGGAGACGTTCACCCCGTTGGGTACCGCACTCGACGACCACAACATGTGGGCGTTCCGAGCACCGGGCCTGGACGAAGCCGGTGATCGACCACTCGCCTCCGTGACCGCGCTGGCCGATACCTATCTGGACGTACTTCGCCGACGGCAACCCGAGGGTCCCTACCTGATCGGCGGCTACTCGCTGGGCGCCACGGTGGCGTTCGAGATGGCGGCACGGCTCGAGACGGCCGGCGAGCAGGTAGATCAGCTGTGGTTGCTCGACCCGCCGCCACCCGTCGGTGCACCCGATCAGGACCGCTCCGAGCGTGTGACCTCGCTGCTCTGCGACCACCTCAACGGGTTGTTCTTCGGGCAGGACGCCAGCGGAGAACCGCTCGACCCGGTCGAGCTTGCCGACCTCAAGCCCGACGCCGATCTTGAGGCCACGGTCCGTCGGGTGCTCGACGACGGCACGACCAGCCTGGACGAGCCTGCACTTCGCGACCTGCTCGCCCGGCTCTGGAGCCTCGCCATCGCTTCGATCGAGGCAATGGCCGGGCACCGCCCGTCCTCAGTCGTTCGAGCGTCGACCACCCTCGTGCACGCAACCAGAGGAGCGACCGCCGATGGTGACCGTTCGGTACCCGGGGCGGCGTGGCTCGATCGTTTTGTCACTCCCCCCGCCGTCGCGACGATCGACACCGACCACGCAGGGCTGCTCCAAGAGCCTCATGCTGGCGGTGTTGCCGCAGTCGTCATGGCCTCCCTCAATGCAGTTCACCGCCAGCACCGACCGATCCCTTCACCGGAGATGACGACCGTGCCTCCACCCACAGCGATTTCACCCGCAGCCCCCACGACACGCAGGTTCAGTGGGCGGCGGGCGGCCGGGGCGATCACCGATCGTCTGGCCCGTAGCCCCCGTCTTCGCAACGCCGTCGGGGCGGCCGGAAACGTCTACCGCCAGGCCGACTACTTTCTTCGGACCCTGGGAGGCGAGCGGCGGTTCCATCGGATGTGCACCGCCGGGGAGGGGTTGATCGTCGGCGACCGCGGACAGATCATCAACCTGTCCGGCGACCGATCGCGCATCCAGTTGGGCCACCATTGCCTGGTCGACGGATTACTCAACATCCGGCAGTACGCCTATGTTTCGATCGGCTCGTACTGCGGGATCGGGGTCAATGCCAGGATTGACTGCTCCGGTTACGTCGAGATCGGGAACGGGTGCTCGATCGCCGAGGGTGCCTACATCATCGACGGGCTTCATCACCCGCTCCTCGCCGACCAGCGCATCCAGCACGGCATGGATCTGTTCCAGGAACCGCACGTCATGGACGCCTATGGCCCGGGGACCGAGACGTCGTTCGTTCGCATCGAAGACCTCGTGTGGGTCGGTCTACGGGCGGTCGTGTTGAGCGGCGTGACGATCGGGCGTGGCTCGGTGATCGCCGCCGGCGCAGTCGTCAGCCAGGACGTTCCACCCTTCTCGGTGGTCGCCGGCAACCCGGGCCGGGTGATCGGCCAGATTCCCGCCGACGACATCCACATCGAGTCCCACCCGACCTACCGGTTGCACCGGGGGGACGAGCCGCTTCCCGACTCCCGCCGCGACCCCCGTTCGGTGCTCGACGAGATCGCCAGGAAAATCGCCGCTCGACCGGAGTGA
- the ccrA gene encoding crotonyl-CoA carboxylase/reductase, with the protein MDQIKDAIESGGTGEDLAGLTIPDTYRAAHTLRSEQEMFADMASADKDPRKSLHVGQVPTPELAPDEVVVAVMASAINYNTVWTSVFEPLSTFFFLDRFAREGHWESRHRQDFHVVGSDASGVVVRVGNAVRNWKPGDRVVIAPVVTHDQDPDAHEDQMLSANQRAWGFETNFGGLADLTVVRASQLLRKPTHLSWEEAAVNLLCAGTSYRMLVGAHGARMKQGDIVLVWGGTGGIGGYAVQMVLNGGGIPVAVVSSPERAEVLRELGCELVIDRKAEGYRFWSDEHTQDESEWRRFGKQIRSLAGSDPDIVFEHPGRETMGASVFAAKRGGTVVTCAATSGYSLEYDNRHLWMKLKRIIGSHGANMAENAETIRLLDRGAIQPLLTATFALDDVGEAARTVQQNRSDGKVGILCLASSEGQGIEDLEKRERIGEDRITSWSRSFAANKRSVQD; encoded by the coding sequence ATTGACCAGATCAAAGACGCCATTGAATCGGGCGGGACGGGTGAGGACCTGGCCGGGTTGACGATTCCTGATACCTATCGGGCAGCCCATACCCTGCGATCGGAACAGGAGATGTTCGCGGACATGGCATCCGCGGACAAGGACCCGCGGAAGTCGCTGCACGTCGGCCAGGTTCCCACGCCCGAGTTGGCGCCCGACGAGGTCGTCGTGGCGGTGATGGCGAGTGCGATCAACTACAACACGGTGTGGACCTCGGTGTTCGAGCCGTTGTCGACGTTCTTCTTCCTCGACCGGTTTGCACGGGAGGGCCACTGGGAGTCCCGCCACCGCCAGGACTTTCACGTCGTCGGTTCCGACGCTTCCGGGGTGGTCGTCCGGGTTGGCAACGCGGTGCGCAATTGGAAGCCCGGCGATCGCGTGGTGATCGCCCCGGTCGTCACCCATGACCAGGATCCCGATGCCCACGAGGACCAGATGTTGTCGGCCAACCAGCGGGCCTGGGGGTTCGAAACCAACTTCGGTGGCCTGGCCGACCTGACGGTCGTTCGGGCCAGCCAGCTGTTGAGGAAGCCGACCCACCTCAGCTGGGAGGAGGCGGCGGTCAACCTGCTGTGCGCAGGAACGAGCTACCGGATGCTCGTCGGTGCGCACGGTGCACGCATGAAACAGGGCGACATCGTGTTGGTGTGGGGTGGGACCGGCGGCATCGGCGGATACGCGGTGCAGATGGTGCTGAACGGCGGCGGCATTCCGGTCGCCGTCGTCTCGTCGCCGGAGCGGGCCGAGGTGCTTCGGGAACTCGGATGCGAGTTGGTGATCGACCGCAAGGCGGAGGGCTACCGCTTCTGGTCGGACGAGCACACCCAGGACGAGTCGGAGTGGCGACGCTTCGGCAAGCAGATCCGCTCGCTGGCCGGCAGCGATCCGGACATCGTCTTCGAGCACCCGGGTCGCGAGACGATGGGTGCGTCGGTCTTTGCCGCCAAGCGAGGCGGAACGGTCGTCACGTGCGCCGCAACCAGCGGATACAGCCTCGAATACGACAACCGTCACCTGTGGATGAAGCTCAAGCGCATCATCGGCTCCCATGGTGCCAACATGGCCGAGAACGCGGAGACCATCCGTTTGCTCGACCGCGGAGCCATTCAGCCGCTCCTCACCGCGACCTTCGCCCTCGATGATGTGGGGGAGGCAGCACGTACCGTCCAGCAGAATCGCTCCGACGGCAAGGTGGGAATCCTCTGTCTGGCCTCGTCGGAAGGGCAAGGCATCGAGGACCTCGAGAAGCGGGAGCGGATCGGTGAGGATCGGATCACCTCCTGGTCCCGAAGCTTCGCTGCGAACAAAAGGTCGGTACAGGACTAA